The nucleotide window TAATACCTATTTTGATTAATTCTGCTTTGATAGCTTTGCCTTTACGAATTATTGATttggtatttttatttatcttGTCAAATGTCGTCATTTTCTCAGCGTTGAGAATTAATTTCCTAAAAAATTCTAGTAAATtcataaaatctttttttatatctccTAAAAAAGATGCTGATTTCACAGcatttaataattcattGACTACTATGTCTATAATCTTAGAAGTTAATTCTATCGATCCTGATGATCTACATACATCATCAATATTATGAGCTTCGtctataataataatagaattatttaaatctatatcAGTATTAGACCTTATATTTCTATCTAAAAGATAATTATATGGTGCAAAAATCAAATCAGCATCTTCTAATAACTTCCTAGATGCATAGTAAGGACATCCGCCACATTTCTTGCCTTCTCTTACAATTTCTtcaatatcaaaaatttttgcgCCCATTCGTTTTGTCAACCTATCTTTgccattaaaaaaattacaagcGCCTTGTTTCACTAATTCGGAACAGGCTGTGTTTTTATCGCTGAcattttgtaattttgGATGAATACAATATTGGTTTCTACTAGCCAATATGGATATTCTTGGTTTGTATCTTGTTTTATTAAGTTGTTGTACTAGTTGATCAAGTTGTTTATGTGTTCTCgaacaaataataattctaaaatcatttattgGAGTACTTACATTTGTTTCACTTATTTCTATTTCGCCAGatgttgttttttttgctgGTATGTCAGTTGGTACAGAATTTCTATTAATATGTTCTCTATAAGCCAATGCAGCACAAATTATACTTAAACTTTTACCAGTACCAGTAGGACTTTCTATCATTCCTGTTGTGTGCTCCATcatacattttaaaattttttccatTGCTTGAATTTGAGACTCATATGGTTCATAAGGGAGGTCAATAGATATTCCATTAATTTTTACTCTCGCCATTAAGGggaaaaattgtttaatttcaaagttattgattttttttcaatatttcattattttttttttcgaccgttataaatcaataatGGATAGaatagataaatttttgaatagGAGAAAACAGAGAAATAAAAGAGTAATAAAGTCTAATAATAAGTATTATGAGATAACTAAAGAAGATATTAAAATggtaagaaaatataaaaaaaatgtttgttTGGATTCTACAGTTGATATGTACAGACCGTACAATTTAGAATTTTCTAGAGACACACAAGAAACtcctttaaattttgctGTAAAACCaaccaataaaaaaaatgaagaaaaaattaataagaaatttgtaaaaaaacatgagTATGTAAAATCTGTTCCTATTAAGAAAAATGTTATAGGAGATATTTGGGATGAAGATTTAGAAGAATATGAACAAAATCTTGTTTTAGATATTAACGAACAATTTACTGGAAAATTGGGAGATTTAAAGATgaataaagaagatttagaaaaagaGCTTAGAACCACATATTTGAGACAATATCTTCCTAGAGAAAAGAAGACGTTTAAGATTAgtgatattataaaaaataatacgATATCTGAAGATATTAGTACACCAAAAGAAGtttctaaattttataacgTAAGtggtaaaatatttttaagtgAAAATAACGAGTGCGTAGCACTCGttgacaaaaaaaatcttaagATTTACGagttgaaaaatttttacaaagtTTACGACGGAGAAATGCCTGGTCTTATTTCTAAAGTTGAATTTGGTGAAACAATTAGAATACTTTTATTATGTGAAACAGAAGGTACTAAAATATGCGAGCTTTGTTTGGAGACTCAAGCCATTAGACCAGTTTGTGAAAATAATGGCATTGTTAATTTCTCCTGTGACAAATATAATCTATTTATTACAAGCAAATCTGTAAAAATGATGGGGACGAATGAGTCACTGAAAGTTTCTAAGATTGACAAGCTTACTAATATCAAGACCAAAGATGATCTTATGATAGTCACTACAACTAACTCCCTTaagatatataatataactACTAAGTCTCTAATTAGTGATTGTAAGATCTTTTCTTACATTATAGACTTCACTGTTTATCGTAAcctcatatttttaattaataatttgagGAAGATAGTTATTTATGATTATGAGAGAAATGTAGTGATTCATACCATGGCCCAAGATTGTGATGTGCTGAAAATATCTTACAACCCTGCTCGTTCCCTTCTGGCAGTGTCTACAGAAAATGacatattgattttttatattaatattggCGGAAATCAATTTGCGCTTGTTAATAGAATTAAAGGCAAATACgaaaatatacaatttgACCAGAGATTACCTTGGCTTTTTACTAAGAAAGGGGATAGATTATTACTTTAcacataataaaaatttttaatatttaataaaggaGAATTGtcttattaattatattataaaatcatataGTATTATTCTATTTAGAAGACTATAAAGCATTTAATCTGATGTTTTTAAGTCTCTTGAAAAGTTAAGACTATTGTGAAAAAAACACAGTTTGATGGACTGAGTATCTATTAAGGAACAAAGTCTCGTGGAAGGATTTGTGATTATCAAGATGGGCGAGGCTCGAAAACAAAGAGCTGTAATTGCATAAGGTTAGTTGCTGTGGTTGTAAGAATTGTGTCATACATATAGGCTTAGTCCGATGATCGGCGagtaaaagatttaatttaaagGTTTTTTGAGGGGGATCTAATATACTCAGACATTTAGTCCTCGTTACAATTTTTagcattaaaaataaaatcaagtGCTCAGCCTAATGGTCGAAAGATGCTTCCGTTGAGCAATGCCCGAGTTCAAATCCCGAAGGTACCAAAATCGCTTCTACTTAATGAGATGAAGTTGGAACAACTTAGACGGCGAAAATGTTTACGATAATCATTAAGTTGATCCAATAAAACATGTGGGGATACAGATCCAAAGGGATAGTACCTAGTGTAGAAACGCACCTCAAAGCCGAAAACAGTATCACCTTTGTGGTGACTTTATGATCCATAAGTATCTGATGGTACGGCTTAGTAAGCCTCATGGCTGgtgcactctagagtgATTACTAGAGTTAACTAAGAGACTAGACGAAGTGGACAATAGAAGATCTTGTGGACCCTATTCTACAAGATTCTTTACAAAGTGGCCGAAACTAATGAGAGAGGCTAGAGGTCAGTGcagaaatataaagatgCCGGGCTAGTGATGCGGGGTAAGAAGCCGTGTAGACGATGCAGATAATTATGTGCTTCTTGAGTTAGTACGATGATATCTAATTTCGGATTATAGTGAACTATGCCTGTTAGGTATATCCGCCCAGGGTCACTGACGCGATCTAGGTATTAATGGAAAAGGATGcttagaataaaaatatgatggATACGGCCGAGCTTGCTGCATTGACATGTTATGAGAAAAGAGTTTTGGTGAGTAAGAATTTCACAATGCCAGTTGTATAAAGATCACACCTAATCCTTCTGGTGCCATGTGAGGTTCCCCACCCTTTATTTactaagaaaaaaaaaattaattttatatgaataaaatttcttattctAATATTGTCATCGAAGataaaaactaataaagCAATGAATAGAATCTAAGAGGCATTAGATAActctaaaaataataaaaaatgtcaaGAGCACATTTTAAACCTAATTAATCCAAATTTTAGGTCtcatatataatattgaaCGAACtggaaaaaaattatctaaaaaaagaacTAGCTGGggaatttatatattaacaaaaattaatttgatCTTCAAACAAGCGCGTATGATATCAATATGCTTACACTGAAAACTAAATAGTCATAGGCAgacattttattataccatttgtttttttaaaattgttgTTTGTGGTGCGATACATACATCAACAATTTATTCCGCAATTAGATAATATATgccaaaataaattataaatattaaattgaataaaattgtttacTGCCCAGGttacaattaaaaatatgatgtaggaaaattaattttgagTTTATCGTTTTGgctataattaaaaaaaactcaaTTTCTGTTCTTTCATCAATGTCCTCTTTAACAAATCACAGTAGTCCATTATATGTCTCTTAAGATTCTCTaagataattaaattattttaatatcgAGTGTTAtgtgaaaaattttagactTTAGTCAGATTAATTCTATAACTGGCATTATATCTTGTAAATATGCAAATATTTGGCACATTTCAAACCTATTCTAAATGAATCCTTTTCTCAATCTTAAATCTTAATATTTAGCAATATCAACACCAGCATAGAACTAGGTCACGTTTGATAAGAATTATAAGATGATTccagtaaaatatttttatagacgACTGTTTTTTAACCTATATTGGGTCTAAGTTGGCCCAATGACCGATTATAATCTTTCCTTTTTCGTATAAAATTCGTGTTAAGTCATCcaataattctaaaaattagGCTTCATAAGTGACTAATTTCTTATagtttatgaaaaaaaatcaaaagaCGCAATATACCTTCGATTGTTGTTCAATATTTTAgttgatatttatttctataaCATCGGGacaattttcattttttaacaaatattatctaTACTTATCCTACGGGGTTATCTGCAAGTCAATAATACAATCGCTATTATGTActttacatttattttcaataatgATTCAAACGCAAATATACATCATATTATAGAGAAGATCTACAATGTTAACGCACAACAAGTTCTAAAAAGAGTCttacaatttaattttggttaaattagatattttagaaaaaataattttttgctCGTTGGGCCGCAATCCTTCTATGAGTTGTAGTTAAGATAAATGAAGAGATTCAATAAGTCTGTGATACTTCCTGCTCTATATACCTTggttaaattttctttgagacgattttttgatttttttgatttttttacataagtTATACAAACGTAAGTAcaactataattttttttacgatAAAAATTggtttataaatgaaatggTCAACTTATagtttaaaaagtttaccAAGACTATATtgtcttttaaattttcttttgacATCATTGTGTTgactttataaattttatgaaaaattctCCTAAGTTATAATtcaaattttgaaattaaatCTCCCGAAATACGAATATACCACTTATTTTCGAAtttcatgttttttaatgtttattCGGACCtatcaatttaaaatataatatatataatttttttaaattaactagataatttattagtTATTTTCACCTGAATATCTCCCCATAAAAATAGGTACATTGCTAAATTGAGTTGATTCTTCATCCAAAGGCATATTCTCAACTATATAGAACAGAAAAGGCCTGTTTAAtgttatttctttaattgaATCCGACCTTGGAATGTAT belongs to Vairimorpha necatrix chromosome 12, complete sequence and includes:
- a CDS encoding WD40 repeat domain-containing protein, producing the protein MDRIDKFLNRRKQRNKRVIKSNNKYYEITKEDIKMVRKYKKNVCLDSTVDMYRPYNLEFSRDTQETPLNFAVKPTNKKNEEKINKKFVKKHEYVKSVPIKKNVIGDIWDEDLEEYEQNLVLDINEQFTGKLGDLKMNKEDLEKELRTTYLRQYLPREKKTFKISDIIKNNTISEDISTPKEVSKFYNVSGKIFLSENNECVALVDKKNLKIYELKNFYKVYDGEMPGLISKVEFGETIRILLLCETEGTKICELCLETQAIRPVCENNGIVNFSCDKYNLFITSKSVKMMGTNESLKVSKIDKLTNIKTKDDLMIVTTTNSLKIYNITTKSLISDCKIFSYIIDFTVYRNLIFLINNLRKIVIYDYERNVVIHTMAQDCDVLKISYNPARSLLAVSTENDILIFYINIGGNQFALVNRIKGKYENIQFDQRLPWLFTKKGDRLLLYT